Proteins encoded together in one Bacteroidota bacterium window:
- a CDS encoding DUF5123 domain-containing protein, with protein MKIRFIQKYISHLTLWGLMLLVLASCEKFDFKADSSYARAFHPYSLAANNVTATSAVLEWPTVPGVKLYIVELSRDSLAFTNMIDTIQISSDTLSSSVDVVDLSLNDLYGNTSYSARVKTTSATGLPDSKYISATFKTKAEQILNPVGPTDKTSTSVTVSWPAGSAVTHFMVTPAGGTAQKYDISATEKTAGKKTITGLTAATNYTLDVYNTDANKRGSLSVVTYSNPPAAERTVWLTAADTLSIQTVMDTCTASSLTIVMPNGKYVFRSATDVALTVKAGLQAVNFYALPGTDTTKLKTKGITLPSALSMSAITFENLKVGGYDPTADYCFNPSTSTGTLSTVSFKNCQVRDFRGVLRVRGSITVSNFIVSNCIVANIKGYGLITMDSNSSPLVDNISLDGTTFMGMDIFIQSKYRNITSLNISNCTFYDMVNSGKYFFDFATAFAPATYTITNSIFSSIRFVNNSGTITYGNGYEGSQAPIVTNCYNTSDFIMTKGIIPNLTGYAGNAAALFTNPAAGNFAIKDHAFAGASSAGDPRWRLSSK; from the coding sequence ATGAAAATACGATTTATTCAAAAATATATAAGCCATTTAACCCTTTGGGGATTGATGTTGCTGGTTTTAGCTTCATGTGAGAAATTTGATTTTAAGGCTGACAGCAGTTATGCACGGGCTTTTCATCCTTATTCATTAGCTGCGAATAATGTCACAGCCACCAGTGCTGTTTTGGAATGGCCGACAGTGCCCGGCGTTAAACTTTATATTGTGGAATTAAGCCGGGATAGTCTTGCATTTACAAATATGATCGATACCATTCAGATATCTTCGGATACCCTCTCTTCTTCTGTCGATGTAGTCGATCTTTCACTTAACGATTTGTACGGAAATACAAGTTATTCGGCCAGAGTCAAGACTACCAGTGCAACGGGTTTGCCTGATTCCAAGTACATTTCAGCTACTTTTAAAACAAAAGCAGAACAGATCTTGAATCCGGTCGGTCCTACGGATAAAACATCCACCTCTGTTACGGTCAGTTGGCCTGCAGGTTCGGCAGTGACTCATTTTATGGTTACTCCTGCCGGAGGAACAGCACAGAAATATGATATTTCCGCAACAGAAAAAACTGCCGGAAAGAAAACCATTACTGGTCTGACTGCTGCAACAAATTATACCCTTGATGTTTACAATACGGATGCAAACAAACGGGGAAGCCTTAGTGTTGTTACATACTCAAATCCACCGGCAGCAGAGAGAACGGTATGGCTTACTGCTGCAGATACTTTATCAATCCAGACTGTCATGGATACCTGTACTGCAAGTTCCTTGACCATTGTGATGCCTAACGGGAAGTATGTATTCAGAAGTGCTACGGATGTTGCTTTAACGGTGAAAGCCGGATTACAGGCCGTCAATTTTTATGCCTTACCGGGAACTGATACAACCAAATTAAAGACCAAAGGCATCACTCTTCCTTCTGCATTAAGTATGAGTGCTATAACATTCGAAAATCTTAAAGTTGGAGGTTATGATCCTACTGCTGATTATTGTTTCAATCCAAGTACGAGTACAGGTACCCTCAGCACTGTTTCTTTCAAAAATTGCCAGGTAAGGGATTTCCGCGGCGTTCTTCGTGTACGGGGCAGTATTACGGTTTCGAATTTCATCGTATCCAACTGTATCGTTGCTAATATTAAGGGATATGGATTGATAACCATGGATTCGAACAGTTCCCCTCTGGTTGATAATATTTCGCTTGATGGGACTACTTTTATGGGAATGGATATATTTATTCAGTCTAAATATAGAAATATCACTTCCTTGAATATTTCCAACTGTACTTTCTATGATATGGTTAATTCAGGGAAATATTTCTTTGATTTTGCTACGGCTTTTGCTCCGGCAACTTACACTATAACAAATAGTATCTTTAGCAGTATCAGATTTGTGAATAATTCGGGAACCATTACCTATGGGAATGGCTATGAAGGGTCTCAGGCACCTATTGTTACCAATTGTTATAATACTTCTGATTTTATTATGACTAAAGGGATAATCCCTAATTTAACCGGTTACGCCGGCAATGCTGCAGCATTGTTTACAAATCCTGCAGCTGGTAATTTTGCCATTAAGGATCATGCATTTGCAGGGGCTTCCTCTGCAGGCGATCCCCGTTGGCGGTTAAGCAGTA
- a CDS encoding RagB/SusD family nutrient uptake outer membrane protein: MKKIFYSFIIIVFVMGINSCSKDFLDQTSPSVYTADVVFNSTTFAQYALNGCYARLTQGNMYGARLSLNYTTNSDIEFVGADETSYNQTGNRGQSNYFAKASDSQMDWGQEYTMIERTNWVIQGIRTSPLLSSGDAVTKKTMLGYLGEALALRAVAYFELARNWGDAPYKTEPTLNDLSNVYLPVTDRDTIYDHCIKDLQEAENYVDWVGGSSSLTTERINKGFIKGLIARMCLSRGGYSIRNKAGFPTERGSNWEYYYTLANKECKEIFENGTHKLNSSFLQLFKNLNHMDLDNSYENMFEVAMGLGRSGEQGYSVGVRFYTNPKYGYGNNANVVNTSAYYFYMFDSVDLRRDVTIAYYNFNSKGKVQEDFQTNPMSYNFQKWDQRWMSDAFKSQNLAANGKIGYGINWVLMRYSDVLLMLAETENALNHGPTALAKQVFKQVRARAFSSAYYKQKVDDYVESFTDEPSFFNAIVKERALEFGGEGIRKYDLVRWNLLSSKIQEQRDALTKMFNRQAPYDNLPVAVYYKYKSDNETIDKSDINFYADRDTTGSAKKGITYLKTTWLSGLDAKTLSSCLNRVTLFSSGLDNPVANRHLYPIFTTNISESRGLLSNSYDY; this comes from the coding sequence ATGAAAAAAATATTTTATTCATTTATAATAATAGTTTTTGTGATGGGCATAAACTCCTGTTCAAAGGATTTTTTGGACCAGACTTCTCCTTCCGTATATACGGCTGATGTTGTTTTTAACTCAACCACTTTTGCCCAGTATGCACTTAACGGATGTTATGCAAGGTTAACTCAGGGTAATATGTATGGCGCACGCTTGTCCCTTAATTATACAACAAATTCTGATATAGAGTTCGTCGGTGCAGACGAAACTTCGTATAACCAAACCGGTAACCGGGGGCAGTCAAATTACTTCGCTAAAGCCAGCGACTCGCAGATGGACTGGGGACAGGAATATACCATGATTGAAAGGACCAACTGGGTGATTCAGGGTATTCGTACCAGCCCTTTACTATCATCAGGTGATGCTGTAACAAAGAAAACCATGTTGGGTTACCTGGGTGAAGCTCTGGCTTTGCGGGCTGTTGCCTATTTCGAATTGGCAAGAAACTGGGGCGATGCCCCTTACAAAACAGAACCTACTTTAAATGACCTTTCCAATGTTTATTTGCCGGTTACCGACCGGGATACCATTTATGACCATTGCATCAAAGATTTACAGGAAGCTGAAAATTATGTAGACTGGGTAGGAGGGAGTTCTTCATTGACAACCGAAAGGATCAATAAAGGATTTATTAAAGGATTGATTGCCCGTATGTGTTTGTCCCGTGGCGGTTACTCCATCCGCAATAAAGCCGGGTTCCCAACCGAAAGGGGTAGTAACTGGGAGTATTATTATACTCTGGCTAATAAGGAATGCAAGGAAATATTTGAAAATGGAACTCATAAGTTAAATTCGTCATTCCTTCAGCTTTTTAAGAATCTGAACCACATGGATCTGGATAACAGTTACGAGAATATGTTTGAAGTGGCTATGGGACTGGGCCGTAGTGGTGAACAGGGCTATTCTGTCGGGGTAAGATTTTATACCAACCCGAAATATGGATACGGGAATAATGCCAATGTTGTAAATACCAGTGCTTATTATTTCTACATGTTCGATTCTGTTGATCTGAGAAGGGATGTTACCATTGCTTATTACAACTTCAATTCCAAGGGTAAAGTTCAGGAGGATTTTCAGACGAATCCGATGTCATACAATTTTCAGAAATGGGATCAGCGCTGGATGAGCGATGCCTTTAAGAGCCAGAATTTAGCGGCTAACGGTAAAATTGGTTATGGTATAAACTGGGTACTGATGCGTTATTCTGATGTATTGTTGATGCTTGCCGAGACAGAAAATGCACTCAACCATGGGCCTACAGCTCTTGCAAAACAGGTGTTTAAGCAGGTCAGGGCAAGGGCTTTCTCTTCAGCTTATTATAAACAGAAAGTCGATGATTATGTAGAAAGCTTTACGGATGAACCTTCATTTTTTAACGCTATTGTTAAAGAACGTGCATTGGAATTTGGCGGTGAAGGAATCCGTAAATATGACCTGGTTCGCTGGAACCTCTTATCCTCCAAGATCCAGGAACAGCGCGATGCACTCACGAAAATGTTTAACAGACAGGCACCTTATGATAATCTTCCTGTTGCTGTATATTATAAGTATAAATCGGATAATGAAACCATTGACAAATCGGATATTAATTTTTATGCTGACCGCGACACTACCGGCAGTGCTAAAAAAGGTATAACTTATTTGAAAACTACCTGGTTATCAGGTCTGGATGCTAAAACTCTTTCAAGTTGCTTAAACAGGGTAACTCTTTTTAGCAGCGGTTTGGATAATCCTGTCGCAAACAGGCACCTTTATCCAATTTTCACCACAAACATCAGTGAATCTCGCGGTTTGTTATCTAATTCTTATGATTATTAA